The Dehalococcoidia bacterium DNA window GTGCAGCCTATGCCCCTCTTCGTCGGCTCGCTCGAGCAGGCGGAACTCATCGCCGGGATGAACGCGACGTCGCGGCTGCTTGCCTCGCTGTTCTGGCCCGGCGCGCTCACGCTCGTCCTGCCCGGGCAGACGACATTCAGGACCCGCGCCGCGGCAGGTGGCGACACGATCGCCGTGCGCGCGCCCGCCGACCAGTTGCTGCGTGAGATCGCGCTCCAACTCGGCCCGCTCACCGGCACGAGCGCCAATATCGCCGGTCGCGAGGAGACGCACGACGCCGCGGCCGCGCGCGAACAACTCGGCGACGTCGTCGACTTCGTCGTCGATGCGGCGCCCGTCGCCACCAGCAAGCCTTCGACGATCGTCGACGTCACGGATCCCGCGCAGGTGCGCGTCCTGCGCGAGGGTGAGATCACCCGCGAGATGCTGCGCGACGCGCTCGCGGGCGCCGCAGAGGTGATCTAGGATCGGACGGGAGGCCACGCCTTGCCGCAAATCATTCGGCTCCAGCACGCTGCCGTCACCGTACCCGCCGATGGCCTCGAGACGGCGCGGAAGTTCTACACCGAGATCCTCGGCCTGCGCGAGGTGCCGCGCCCGCCGGAGCTGCGCGAACGTCCCGGCATCTGGTACTCGTTCGGCACGACGGAGCTGCACATTCAGGCACGCCCCGACGCGCCGCGCGAGACCGGCGATCGCCATCCCGCACTGATCGTCGATGACATCGACGCGTGGCGCGACCGCCTCTCGCATCACGGCATCGAGATCATCGACCAGCCGACGATCTACAACCGGCGGCGCTTCAACGTCCGCGATCCTTTCGGCAACCTGCTCGAGCTCATGACGGAAGGCGACGCCTCGCCGTGACGCCCGGATTCGCCCCGCCAGACCTGCAGCGCGTCGATGATGCGCTGTCGCGGTACCGCGACCCCGTCCTCGCCGGCATGCGCAACGCGCTCGAACGCCCGGGCGTCGAACATGTGCGATTCATGCGATATCACCTCGGCTTCGAGGACGCGGAGGGCAAGCCGGCCGAATCGACCGGCGGCAAGATGCTGCGTCCCGCCCTAGTACTGCTCGCCTGCGAGGCCGCAGGCGGCGATGCCTCCCGCGCGATGCCCGCCGCCGTCGCCATCGAACTGCTGCACAACTTCTCATTGATCCACGATGACATCGAAGACGCGAGCGAGACACGCCACGGCCGCACCACGCTCTGGAAGCTCATCGGCGTTCAGCAAGCGATCAACGCCGGCGACGGACTGTTCGTGATCGCCCAGCGCACGCTGGTCGATCTTGCGGACGCCGGCGTGCCGCCCGCACGCGTGCTCGCGGCATCGCGCATGCTCAACGACGCTTGCATCGCGCTGTGTGAAGGCCAGTACGCGGACATCAACTTCGAACGGCGCGACCGCATCTCGCAAAACGAGTACGAGGCCATGATCGCCGGCAAGACGGCAGCGCTCATCGGCGCATCCACCGGCATCGGCGCCATCGCCGGCGGCGCCGATGACGCGACCGTCGCGGCGCTTGCGATGTGCGGCATCCGCCTCGGCATGGCCTTCCAGATCCAGGATGACGTGCTCGGCATCTGGGGCGAAGCGTCCGAGACGGGAAAGTCCGCCGCGGACGATATCCGCGCCAGAAAGAAATCGTTCCCGGTCGTCTTCACGTTCGACCACCTCGAAGGCGCCGCGCTCGAAAAGCTCGAGCGCATCTACGCATCGCCGGCGCCCTCCGACGCCGCCGTCGCCGACGTGCTCACCCTGTTCGACTCCGTCCGCGCCCGCCAGGCGGCAACGTCGATGGCGGAACAATGGGCGACGCAGGCCATCGAGTCGCTACGCCCGCTGGAACTCAACCCGGACCGCCGCGAAGAGATCGAGGCGCTCGCGTCGTTCTTCGTCCACCGCCGGTCGTGATGCACTGCCATCGTCATTCAGAGCGAAGCGAAGAATCTCTCGCGCCATCGCGCACCGATCGAGATAGGGGGCGCATACTCGTGATAGTCACGTCAGCGGCCCCGGGCGAGGCCTGCGCATGAACAAGAAGACGATTCGCGACATTGATGTGGACGGCAAGCGCGTGCTCGTGCGCGTTGACTTCAACGTACCCATCGACAAAGAAACCGGCCGCATCCTCGATGACACGCGCATCCGCGCCGCGCTGCCGACGATCAACTACCTGCGCGAGCACAACGCCAAGGCGCTCCTCGTCTCGCATCTCGGCCGTCCCGACGGTCATATCGTCGAGTCGGCGCGCATGGCGCCCGTGGCCGCCCGACTCGCCGAACTGATCGGCGCCCCCGTGCCCGTCGCGACCGACGTCGTCGGCGACTCCGCGAAGAACGTCGCGTCGTCCCTGCCGCCTGGCGGCGTCGCCATGCTCGAGAACGTGCGCTTTGAGCCAGGCGAAGAGAAGAACGACGACGCGCTCGCCCGCGCCCTCGCGTCCTTCGCCGATGTCTACGTCAACGACGCCTTCGGCACGGCGCAT harbors:
- a CDS encoding L-threonylcarbamoyladenylate synthase; this translates as MDEKEQFRHAIDVLRQGGIVAMPTDTVYGLIAVASDSAAVDRVYQAKVRDPVQPMPLFVGSLEQAELIAGMNATSRLLASLFWPGALTLVLPGQTTFRTRAAAGGDTIAVRAPADQLLREIALQLGPLTGTSANIAGREETHDAAAAREQLGDVVDFVVDAAPVATSKPSTIVDVTDPAQVRVLREGEITREMLRDALAGAAEVI
- a CDS encoding VOC family protein, which translates into the protein MPQIIRLQHAAVTVPADGLETARKFYTEILGLREVPRPPELRERPGIWYSFGTTELHIQARPDAPRETGDRHPALIVDDIDAWRDRLSHHGIEIIDQPTIYNRRRFNVRDPFGNLLELMTEGDASP
- a CDS encoding polyprenyl synthetase family protein, producing MTPGFAPPDLQRVDDALSRYRDPVLAGMRNALERPGVEHVRFMRYHLGFEDAEGKPAESTGGKMLRPALVLLACEAAGGDASRAMPAAVAIELLHNFSLIHDDIEDASETRHGRTTLWKLIGVQQAINAGDGLFVIAQRTLVDLADAGVPPARVLAASRMLNDACIALCEGQYADINFERRDRISQNEYEAMIAGKTAALIGASTGIGAIAGGADDATVAALAMCGIRLGMAFQIQDDVLGIWGEASETGKSAADDIRARKKSFPVVFTFDHLEGAALEKLERIYASPAPSDAAVADVLTLFDSVRARQAATSMAEQWATQAIESLRPLELNPDRREEIEALASFFVHRRS